In Festucalex cinctus isolate MCC-2025b chromosome 9, RoL_Fcin_1.0, whole genome shotgun sequence, the DNA window aaaaaagaattatGTGCCAGCACTACTCAAAACACagtattctaattaatattgggTTAATCGAATAAGAATAAAGAGaatattcaatcaatgcaatggCTATGGATGTCACGGTTAATCAATTTATCAACAACGAGCCATTCAAATTACTCGACAACTATTTGGTAATCGATTACTCATttagagccttttttttttttaatatatatacttAGTTCAATGTCTTGAACTTTAACCAAGCTCTACATTTTATGGGTTTTAAGGTGTTCAAGAGTTGAGGTGCCACTGTCGTAAATGGGACTTTTCCTCCAAATAACATCTCTCATTTCAACAGTTACAGGGATGGGTGGCTTGGCACACATCGACGGGGATCACATTGTGGTGTCGGTGCCCGAGGGCATGCTTCTTTCTGACGTGATGACGGACGAGGGCATCCTCCTGGAGCACGGGCTGGAGGTGGAGGGCCTGGAGACTCAGGTGGTGGAAGGCCTGGAAACCGAAGTTGTCGAAAGTTTACACGCAGATGTGGAGGGTCTGGAGGCGGAGGTGGTCGAAGGGCTACAGACGCAAGTGGTCGAGCTGGAGGCTCAGGTTGTGGAAGGCCTGGAAGGGGAGGTGGAGGTGGAGGGTCTAGAGGCACACGTGGTCGAGGGACTGGAAACGGAAGTCGACGTGGAGGACCTGGAAGCTCATGTTGTCGAGGGCCTTGAGGAGGAAGTGGAAGTGGAGGGCTTGGAAGCAGAAGTTGTGGAGGGTCTGGAGGTGGACGTGGATAGCCTACAGTCCCAGGACGTAGACGGCCACGAAATAGGCAGCGAGGACATGGTGCACTCGGAACACAGTGTGATCATGCCGGACAACATCCTGGGAACGGAGGTCGCAATCGAAGAGGCTTTGGAGCACCACCACGTGCTGACCTCGGGCCTCATCCAGGATGCCAACCACCACGACGACATGTCAGATCAGGTGTTTGTAGCCGAGCTTCTTTCGGACCACCAAGATAACACTCTAGACCACCAACTTGTAGCGGAGGGCTTGATGGTGACGGAGGCCAATGCGGAGACCATCATCCACCGGCAACTTCCATCTGAGGGTGTTCCTCTGCAGATGGATGAGGACGATGACGGGAGAAGCAGCTCCGAAGATTACCTCATGATCTCCCGTAAGATAGTCTTCCATCAGTGTTTTTCCTTgtcaggtctttttttttttttaaggttgaaTCTTTTTGCTGTTTAGTGGACGAGGTGGGAGAAAAGCTGGACATAGGAGACACCCCTCTGGAAATTAGCACTGAAGTGATGGAAGACAAGGAATGCAAGGAAGACGGCGCCGCTGAAGTCATCAAAGTCTACATTTTCAAAGCCGAGGCAGATGATGATTTGGGCAAGTTGCCAAACTAATAGTATACTTATTGTTGTATGGGAGTATTATGTATTAACCCCGCCCTCCTTTTCCAggtggaacagaggtaatagcTGAGGACGAttaccaaaatggccaccccgacCTTGAAGCTGCTTCATCGGGAAGACTCGGCGTTGGCCGCGACAAGATGGTCTACATGGCGGTCAAGAAGCAGCCCAAaatggaagaggaggaggacgacgacgacgacgacagtgATGAGGACGACATCAGTATGTTCTTGTGGCACTCTCGCTAAAGCTTTTTGTGCATTTAGCGCAAAATATCAAATGGACGCAACCATAGCGATAGCGTGATTGTGTTCATGATACTGCATACCGGCTTGTATGCAGGTAAGACTATAGATCAGGTGAAGAACGGCGCAGCCACAACCTTCCTACAAATCCGAGAAGGTCTACCCACGAACCGTGTCCTCAAacccaaagccaagaaaaagaagaaaggcgACACACGGCCGTGTCAAACTGGTAGGAGCTCGAGCGCACGTTTTCTCACTGTCGTTCAGTGCCAGGTCACTCGGTGGGTTTAACCAAGCATATTTTGATTTGAATGATATTTGGTGTACGCTAAACTTCAAATTTGAGGTCAATCGGAGAAGATGTTTGGGAGCCACATCCTgccaaatttggacatttttttgccAAAAGTGGGCGTGGCCTCTTTTTGACATTGTGGCTCATGTGCCCATAAAATTTTTCATGAAATGTAGTCTCTCATAGCGCTGCTCGATTATTAAggaaatattaatcacaattattttggtaataattgaaatcatgattaggacgattattgattttttgggacaaaacGAGAACATTTTTACACAtaaaaaattaagacaaataaaattctttaaaacactaattatgcaagttccatttggatgaaacaaagttTATGGAAttggttattttaaaaataaaaaaaaagaataaagttatatttaattttttttgtctgtttcaaGATAAACAGAAATTCATCTTTTAAACACAGGTTTCAGATCAACATCCAATACTCCGTCATATACCACaattataaaagataaaaatatgaaatatttgaTGCTGAATAAAAACAGTGCAACTTAGTGTCATGTAGAAAAaatttggaaaagaaaaaaaacatgcaaatatacgtttttttcttttctttttttgctgattttgtaattgtggagtgtaataattgaaattgtaattgaatttcaattaattgcacagccctaatctCTCACATGTTCTATAAAACAGAAACATTTGAGAGCTGTAATTTAGTTTAGTGGCAGTAAGGAGTCAAAGTATCCATACTCTCAGACTTTCAATGAATATTCAACTTTCCATTCAAGGTCAACTAATATGCACCAATCTTCTAAATAATTggagatttttttcctttccagcAATATCTGCTTTGTGAAGGTTGACCTAGTCGTTCCTGAGATATAATCAGGTTCAAAGGAAGGCGGCCACgccttttttttgtaggaactGTACAAATTTGGCTTTGCTCTGATTTATCTtattagggttattatagttcttgaatttttcattttggtttttatttcgttttgagttttgttttataaatttagttttaatgagCTTTCAGATTGGTTCTGTtagatttttattagttttagttatttaatcaatgcttagttttagttagtttcagtattagttttatttatttatttttcaagttttacttgtgcgcaatatttaaaaaacaccatgggagcaacgtcatctgaaggtgcttttctattggctactgCTAGATGATATCACTTCAGTGtggcacactttcaaacatccttattctggttgatattaaaataaatctacttaaaatcacatttaaaatcatccccaaaggctcatgtattaaattaattaccaaagactaaaacgaatgacatttttgctataattatagttaattttagttagttttgtaaacataaatgtagtttgttggttttcatttttttaaaaagcaaaaaaaaagtttttattttatttcaaacgaaattgttttggagttttagtttttgtgttagttttagttaactaaaatagccttggttttgttaaatttttttcgtttttatttatttgtttttatttttttgttaatttttttaatttggtgatTTGGCACGGAACGACCCTCCTTCCATTTGGTTTGGTCACACTTTGCTGACGGTCTAAATAAATGTGCGTTTACTCAACCTGCCTTTTCAGCTGTCATCATCGGTCCCGACGGCATGCCGCTGACGGTCTACCCGTGCCACATATGCGGCAAGAAGTTCCGCTCGCGGGGCTTCCTCAAATGCCACATGAAAAACCACCCGGACCACCTCCTGAAGAAGAAGTACCAGTGCACCGACTGCGAGTTCACCACCAACAAGAAGATCAGCTTCCACAACCATCTGGAGAGCCACAAGCTGCTGAGCCACAACAGCGAGCGCTCGCCCGAGTACACCGAGTACGCCCGGCGCCATCATGAGTCCAGCCCGCTGGGCTCGGACAAGCTCATCGTCAAGGACCGCGAGCCCAAGCTGCACCACTGCAAGTACTGCGACTACGAGACGGCCGAGCAGGGCCTGCTCAACCGCCACATGCTGGCCGTGCACAGCAAGAACTTCCCGCACGTGTGCGTGGAGTGCGCCAAGGGCTTCCGCCACCCGTCGGAGCTGAAGAAGCACATGCGGacgcacacgggcgagaagccCTATCACTGCCCGCACTGCGAGTTCCGCTGCGCCGACCAGTCCAACCTTAAGACTCACATCAAGAGCAAGCACGGCGCCGACCTTCCCTTCAAGTGCGGCCACTGCCCGCAGGCGTACGCCGACGCGCGCGAGCTCCAGCGCCACGTGGAGACGGTGCAGGGCCACAAGACACACCAGTGCCCGCACTGCGAGCACAAGAGCACCAACTCCAGCGACCTGAAGCGCCACATCATCTCGGTGCACACCAAGGACTTCCCGCACCAGTGCGACGTGTGCGAGAAGGGCTTCCACCGGCCCTCGGAGCTGAAGAAGCACGCCGAGACGCACAAGGGCAACAAGGTGCACCAGTGCCGGCACTGTAACTTCAACGCGCCCGACACGTTCACGCTGAGCCGCCACATCCTCTCGCTGCACACCAAGGAACTGCCCTTCAAGTGCAAGCGCTGCCGGCGAGGCTTCCGGCAGCCGGCGGAGCTGAAGAAGCACATGAAGACGCACAGCGGCAGGAAAGTGTACCAGTGCCAGTATTGCGAGTACAACAGCACGGACGCTTCGGGCTTCAAGCGCCACGTCATCTCCATTCACACCAAGGACTACCCGCACCGCTGCGACTACTGCACCAAGGGCTTCAGGAGGCCTTCGGAGAAGAGCCAGCACATAGCCAGACACCACAAAGACATGTTAATGTAACGTCATCACACTTAAAGATCGACCGCCCACCCCCCATCCCTTAAATCTGTGTCACGCACTCGGAGGTCATtttagtgtattaaaaaaattatatggtGTAGGCTGTTGAAGGCATCATTATATTTGCCGTTCTGTGTTGTAATGGGTGTAAAACTCCTCCTCCAGAACACATTTTAGATGGgagtgaaatatttaaaaaaaaaaaaaaaaaaaaaaaggcagttcgCACTGAGTGGGACAAGTgtaaattgtgtgtgttttttttttttttttggaagaaaattatGTAAGAACATATATTCAGGGTTTCAAATGTCTATATTTTTATACCCACTCAGCTGAAATGCTGCAGGAGAATAACTTGGAAAATTCATGAGCATCATTTCACTTTTCCTTCATTCAACCGACTAGTATCTTTATGAATCAGCTTTTAGCTCGACATTTGTTTTCACTGCCACGAGTTGCACCGTTCTCAAGTTCCATGAAAGCGTTTTAAGTAATGTTGACATACATGCCGCACCTTAATCCCAGTTTTATTCCCACCTTCTCTCACAGTTCCCTCATAATGAATATTGTGTGATATGACCGCAATCcgttaaaaatgtttgaaaagttCAATCAGGGTTTCGGGACTGAGCAGCTCAGTTGGGTCGAACGTCAAATAATCAAGTTTAAGATGGTGCTATGTGATAATAGGTTTTGATTTGGATAAAAAGGTTGGCTTTGTGATCGTTAACCAATTGGTGGTTCCGTGCGACTAAGATACATCGTGTTGTCATGTTAACTGACACAGGTGTCCAGCTAATAATACAGTTGCAATCATGCCTTACATCTGCTGGTCTTTCTCCCTTAAGCACTGATGGACTCAGCCAATCTGAaaataagtgattttttttttttttttttactcaaacatACTGTACCACTACCATTCTCTCAGAGATTGTGGTTGAGTCAGTAGAAGGCACTTTAATAActtgttgtattttttgtattttaattacATGTATGGggtttatgtatgtatatacatatacatataaacCCTGGATAAATGATTACACAGCCTTGTGAGTGAGTAAATGTTCTCTATAGCAAGTGGGCACAATACAGTCGTGGAAAGTGGTGGGTGAAACCAGTTTTTGTTCTGTTCCATGGCAAAGTGTTTGGGTTTTGTGTTTGGTTTGTGCTCACTGACACGTTTCCCAAATCCTCATCCTGCAGTCCTATACGTAAACCTAGCCCAATCCCACATTTGGGATTATGCTCCTGTCGGTGGTCATCATAATTGCATTAGCCTAATAAAGTATGCACATATGCTGTCTCCATGAAATTGTGGTATTTTACTAAAATCCCTGCATTTCATGTACCTTAGTCTATATTTCCTTTCAGTCTGGTTGTGGATGAACTACTGGTGGGGAAgaaaccaaaataaacaaatatcttTTTATACTTATTGTTCTTTCTGATAATGAAGTCTCACATTTAATCTGATTGACGGTTTTTGTCAACTGGATAATTTGCACGTTCAATGCAGGCTTGTAAATAGTACTATGTGGAGTTCTAACtaaattttgttgaaaatacCTCGATAGCAACAAGATTTATCAGATCAGTGCCGTAACTATAGACAATTCCGAgctacgtcacaagtcaaaatggcggtcaactCGGTGAAAGCACGCACTACGTAGTGAAACTCATTGGATTTGGGATCGTTGTAATGTAATTTGtggggattattttgatttcaaaatatgaTGAAATGACCTTTGACCATATAACAAAGAGCCTGGTTTTGTacgctagtcacaggcaaaagcaatacaatatagCCCACGCCTTTTGTTTACACCAGGAAGCATTTGCGTTGCGGAAATAATCAGAtatgcccggatgttcggaaaCCCGGAAGTTGTAAGCTTTTCCGTGCTAACATAAGATGCGTTTATAAATATTAAACATTCCAAAGTGAATGTGTTTGTAACCTGTATGCCAAGTTATTAATTCAAGTAATACCTACAGAACGTCACTAGGTGACAGTATCGCTTTGCAGACGTCCCCCTCCATTTATTTCATGTCTGAGGGCATCTTCGAACGGTGaggaataatgtatttttttagacttgTTTGGCAAGTTGAAATATtactgaaattattatttttttttacctttataAAAGGTTATGATGGTGACAGTTGACTGTGGAACAAAGGCTACCACTTCAGCCTCCTGCGGGGAAAATATGTATTGAACATGGAAGCAAAACCAGCGCCACAAAAGATTGTGGTCAATTTGAGAGTCCATTGCACTAAGGTCAGTtaaaaatagaagaagaagaaaatttcaCTCTTGCTGCACCCTTCAATTGATCTCTGACCTCATATGTCAACCAGCCATCACAACTGTTAGGGATAGTCTAATCCCAAGAGTTGTGTTCAGAGTGAAAAGGATTCAAataagttgttaaaaaaaaatggcattagtCTGCCTTTGGCCAAAGTCAGCTAGAATTGGCTCCAGTGACCCTGAAAATAGATGCAAAGTACAACTAAGAGCATGAGTCCACCCCAGCACCACGCACAAACAACTGTAACAGCCTGTTCACTTTCCAAGAACATGTCTTGCATTCTGACATGGTTGCCAATGGCGACCGCCAATGCTGCACTGATCAAAATGCCGGTCATAAATCCTCTCTTTATTTCACAGCGTCATCTCAGCATTGAGTGCGAGAGGCTGTCTTGTAAGGAAGCATCGCTCCATGTGATGAACCACAGTGGCAACTCAATTATCTGCTTGTTTGGAGTCAGCAGAGCATCAAACACACGCCCACCTCAATGCCCCAGAGCGCcaagtgtccaaactttttctgcTGACAGTCGCGGACAGAAAAATCGAATGATGCAAGGGCCGCTTGGAAATCCTTTGACTGAACACGCTTAAAGCAATCCATCAAACACTTAAATATTGTTTAGGTAAGAGttctatgttaaatttttttagcAGggcgttatgaagagaaatcatGTTAATATTTTAGTTGCAAATAGATTCTTTGTTTATctagaaaagtgctatataaggcCAATTAGTTTTTAGTAGTACAGCCTTGAGATGAGTTTTTTTGTGATCATACTCAACTCAAAATTTATCCCAAATCGTCTTCACCTAATGAAATGAATAGACATGctaataatttgtaaaatttaaaaaaaaaacatcaaaagtgtgtgatatattttaataataaaaatggaacTACATTTGactttacaaaaatataaactaaTGACATCATTTGAGTACagtttttgccacatttttttttcttcaatggaCACTGTGCTGCTCCTCCTGGTGTGCACGTCCTGGCCAAATGGGGGCAGTATAGTACAGCATGTTCAAATGTCCCAACACTGATGCTATGTTATAGCCCTTTTGTCGTTTCAAAATGTGTTAGTATGAAGCGAGTAGACTTTAAAACAAGAGTTGGTTGTTAGAATACACAATATGTCTTtctctttattttatgttttggttGACAGTAAACTTGAGATGATGCACCTGCCAGGATAAAATCCAGTTACACATGTGGAAGTACAAGGACAAGAGTAATCATTTTAAATCCATAAGACGAAATATTTGGAATAGTTTTGATGTCTTTGGGCTGTAATTCAGGGTCATGCAGCGGCACGTTTTTTGCTTATTGCCGTGAACGGGGACCGTAGGGAGCTGCATGGGACTTGAGCCATCAAGCCCTTTTTTTGGCAGTCAGTCTTGACACATTCCACACCCTGCGCTGGCCCGTTTAGCAAGAGCGGACCGATCCAGATTTTCTCAGACAAGGCCATATTGCTTCCAAGTAGCCGGAGATTGGAGAACCCTGTGGGAAATCACAATGCTAGAATGAGTTGGTTGTGGGGGGAATtcagtcagcaaaaaaaaagagcttccgATTACTCACAAAAGACTATTGACTGGTAGGTTATGACTATATCCATGTGTGACACTCGTCTTAATTGTGTCCTTTCACTATACATTTAAAAGTtcttaataaaacaaacaaacaaacaatcaatcaaGAATGTGCAAACTTTCGGGATTGTGGAAGCATTACTGATTTATTCATTATGATTATTGGGGAATGCTCCAAATGAAAACTGGCATgcgcttgtttttttattttattattacattaataTATTATTGCCATAATTCACAAAAGAACACCCATTTTTGAAAAGAAACACTTTAATTTATCtaagactgaaaaaaaattggaccTAAATATGTTATTGAACAATCTTTAGCTGTAATGTCATCTGGTTATATTTTAATAGACTGAATTTCAAATATAATGTCATATACATGCAGACATTTTTAACAATTGTAAGTTATAatcgaaattattattatttttttcatcaatgagtcatatatatatatatatatatatatatatatatatatatatatatatatatatatatatatatatatatatatatatatatatatgtgtgtgtacataTGTTTTGGGTGGGTCACAAATCCATTGGCACAGGTACAGTACTGCATAGTGCTCGCTAGATGTCACtgtaattacattttgttttcaccTTCTACCCATTGACACTCATCTGATCTCACtttatttctgctttttaatttaaatgaattcatttcAATTAGATTAGTGCTAACAATTAAGTTTcagtataataaataattagcaGTATTTTATAAATTGTATTGATAGCATATAGGTGCAATTAAGTAACAAACCACATTTTATGGGttatttaatataatatatttaatCGGGTAGAATACATTAGAAATTAGTTTCGTGACAAAtatgaaattgtatttattttacttcatgGGGAAAGTGTAGCGACTTAGATGTTTGATTGAATTGAATTTCATTTAAGTCAagccaacgtttttttttttgtttttttttttgtcaataccCAGGTCCGATTTAAATTAAGGTACTGCTTATTTAATCAATCATTTCAAATTCATCATTAGGCAAAACTCGTAACATCCCATTTCGATCTGCACATattacattttataataatCTAGTACGATGTGTTTCAAGTTTTTATCATGTAATCATGTACTTATTGTTTCTGAACTGCTCTAGGCGGTTTACAtgggtatacaaaaaaaaaaatgtcaggacaCAAATGGTGATGCATGTCGTTCGAATCCTTTAACATCCGGTAAACAAATCAAGAAAAAGATCTAATTACAAGAAAGTTATGGTGAGGGTAGCggctgcggggggggggggggggggggggggggctcacaCGTCATCGCCTGTGGGCGTGGTTTAGCGGCTGGAATAATGCGCCGCTAAGCCGCAGAAGAGCTCCAGTGAGACACGCGCATGCAGACAGGAGAGTGCAGCGAGCCGAGCAGCCGATCACTCCTCGTAGCGATGGAAACCATTCAGCTCTTCCTGTACACCTTCCTCGTGGGTCACTACTTGTGGAACGTCATCGTCATCTCGTGGCTCTTCGTCAACGGGACGCCCACGGAGCTCAGCAACTATGGATTGCCTCATTGAAGTTGGCGAGGACGAGCGCATAGCACACACGCGTCCGAGTCGTTATGGACACTTGTGAAATTCTTGCGCTTCCTCTTCTGCCAGGATTTCCGCAGGATATCTGTTTCACATAACGATTCCGCCTGCAGATGCACAATGTTTTGGTAGTTATGTTGAAAGCGGTTGTTAGTATAGTGTGTGCGTAACGGCGTTTACctgccagcttttttttttttttggctctgcAGTCAATCGATTAGGTCAAGTGAACTTTGTGCACAAGAAGTCAGCCATGGCTCTACCAGATAGTGGCATATCCGCAGAGGAGGTTCCCTTCCCAGAGATCATCGAGCTGAACGTCGGCGGTCAGGTGTACATAACCCGCTACTCCACACTAACGAGTGTGCCAGACTCGCTTCTGTGGGAGATGTTCAGCCGCAAGTCGGCCAAAGGCCTGGCCAGGGACACCAAAGGGCGTTTCTTCGTGGACCGGGACGGCTTCCTTTTCCGCTACATCCTGGACTACATGCGGGACCAGCAGCTGGTCCTCCCGGACCACTTCCCCGAGCGCGGGCGGCTGCAGCGGGAGGCCGAGTTCTTCAACCTGCCCGAGCTGGTCAAACAACTGGCGCCCAAAATCAGCAAGCAGAACTCCCTGGGCGACGACGGCTGTCAGAGCGACCCGGAGGACTCCTCGCCCGGGGCGGACGCCGGCCGGAATCTGGGTTCGCTCGGCGCTGCGGCGGCGGCCTGCGCCGGCCTCGCCCCCGGTTCGGCGGACGGGAAGCGGTCCGGCTTCATCACCATCGGCTACCGAGGCTCGTACACCTTAGGCCGAGACAGCCACACCGACGCCAAATTCCGTCGCGTGGCCCGGATCATGGTCTGCGGCAAGACCTCCCTGGCCAAAGAGGTCTTCGGGGAGACCCTGAACGAGAGCCGGGACCCGGACCGCCCGCCCGAGCGCTACACGTCCCGCTACTATCTCAAGTTCACCTTCCTGGAGCAGGCCTTCGACAAGCTGGCCGACGCCGGGTTCCACATGGTGGCTTGCAACTCCACGGGCACCTGCGCCTTTGCCCACGAGCAGACGGACGACAAGATCTGGACCAGTTACACTGAATACGTGTTCTACCGTGAGTGACGCTAAAAAACCCGCCCTCCCCTTTCC includes these proteins:
- the znf711 gene encoding zinc finger protein 711 isoform X1, whose product is MVFQGYRIGKYNIINIECTVIVVINGWVLFCQRDQLHWWEDAHLICCLYFKVLRIKCEVFRVFFSPGVNMDQGGGVLELHTQELKMPHAMIMQDFVTGMGGLAHIDGDHIVVSVPEGMLLSDVMTDEGILLEHGLEVEGLETQVVEGLETEVVESLHADVEGLEAEVVEGLQTQVVELEAQVVEGLEGEVEVEGLEAHVVEGLETEVDVEDLEAHVVEGLEEEVEVEGLEAEVVEGLEVDVDSLQSQDVDGHEIGSEDMVHSEHSVIMPDNILGTEVAIEEALEHHHVLTSGLIQDANHHDDMSDQVFVAELLSDHQDNTLDHQLVAEGLMVTEANAETIIHRQLPSEGVPLQMDEDDDGRSSSEDYLMISLDEVGEKLDIGDTPLEISTEVMEDKECKEDGAAEVIKVYIFKAEADDDLGGTEVIAEDDYQNGHPDLEAASSGRLGVGRDKMVYMAVKKQPKMEEEEDDDDDDSDEDDISKTIDQVKNGAATTFLQIREGLPTNRVLKPKAKKKKKGDTRPCQTAVIIGPDGMPLTVYPCHICGKKFRSRGFLKCHMKNHPDHLLKKKYQCTDCEFTTNKKISFHNHLESHKLLSHNSERSPEYTEYARRHHESSPLGSDKLIVKDREPKLHHCKYCDYETAEQGLLNRHMLAVHSKNFPHVCVECAKGFRHPSELKKHMRTHTGEKPYHCPHCEFRCADQSNLKTHIKSKHGADLPFKCGHCPQAYADARELQRHVETVQGHKTHQCPHCEHKSTNSSDLKRHIISVHTKDFPHQCDVCEKGFHRPSELKKHAETHKGNKVHQCRHCNFNAPDTFTLSRHILSLHTKELPFKCKRCRRGFRQPAELKKHMKTHSGRKVYQCQYCEYNSTDASGFKRHVISIHTKDYPHRCDYCTKGFRRPSEKSQHIARHHKDMLM
- the kctd12b gene encoding BTB/POZ domain-containing protein KCTD12b; translation: MALPDSGISAEEVPFPEIIELNVGGQVYITRYSTLTSVPDSLLWEMFSRKSAKGLARDTKGRFFVDRDGFLFRYILDYMRDQQLVLPDHFPERGRLQREAEFFNLPELVKQLAPKISKQNSLGDDGCQSDPEDSSPGADAGRNLGSLGAAAAACAGLAPGSADGKRSGFITIGYRGSYTLGRDSHTDAKFRRVARIMVCGKTSLAKEVFGETLNESRDPDRPPERYTSRYYLKFTFLEQAFDKLADAGFHMVACNSTGTCAFAHEQTDDKIWTSYTEYVFYRGSSVIPKANTTSDFRLLPEAATSKPQAESTTNNGCISNSARTQSLPESSTIPTLDAPEPRPLDSPPPSLSPLLPSPPSLPPGSPEIPPPSPKPSPSPSPPSTPPPAGRPINLHLKTLPRLLPRENGGPPAAVNEDEEERKMLEEDLKKCIDDFKKIRMPKVFPDRKRHWQNDLLKKYNA
- the znf711 gene encoding zinc finger protein 711 isoform X2, producing MDQGGGVLELHTQELKMPHAMIMQDFVTGMGGLAHIDGDHIVVSVPEGMLLSDVMTDEGILLEHGLEVEGLETQVVEGLETEVVESLHADVEGLEAEVVEGLQTQVVELEAQVVEGLEGEVEVEGLEAHVVEGLETEVDVEDLEAHVVEGLEEEVEVEGLEAEVVEGLEVDVDSLQSQDVDGHEIGSEDMVHSEHSVIMPDNILGTEVAIEEALEHHHVLTSGLIQDANHHDDMSDQVFVAELLSDHQDNTLDHQLVAEGLMVTEANAETIIHRQLPSEGVPLQMDEDDDGRSSSEDYLMISLDEVGEKLDIGDTPLEISTEVMEDKECKEDGAAEVIKVYIFKAEADDDLGGTEVIAEDDYQNGHPDLEAASSGRLGVGRDKMVYMAVKKQPKMEEEEDDDDDDSDEDDISKTIDQVKNGAATTFLQIREGLPTNRVLKPKAKKKKKGDTRPCQTAVIIGPDGMPLTVYPCHICGKKFRSRGFLKCHMKNHPDHLLKKKYQCTDCEFTTNKKISFHNHLESHKLLSHNSERSPEYTEYARRHHESSPLGSDKLIVKDREPKLHHCKYCDYETAEQGLLNRHMLAVHSKNFPHVCVECAKGFRHPSELKKHMRTHTGEKPYHCPHCEFRCADQSNLKTHIKSKHGADLPFKCGHCPQAYADARELQRHVETVQGHKTHQCPHCEHKSTNSSDLKRHIISVHTKDFPHQCDVCEKGFHRPSELKKHAETHKGNKVHQCRHCNFNAPDTFTLSRHILSLHTKELPFKCKRCRRGFRQPAELKKHMKTHSGRKVYQCQYCEYNSTDASGFKRHVISIHTKDYPHRCDYCTKGFRRPSEKSQHIARHHKDMLM